The Apostichopus japonicus isolate 1M-3 chromosome 20, ASM3797524v1, whole genome shotgun sequence genome contains a region encoding:
- the LOC139961243 gene encoding ceramide kinase-like has product MAATAEMTDLMESVKLAGKQYRVSIRDDNLNFTPLTEDAQPFLHIPLKNILAVKTCESTGKRASLARKFSARNGLEIPLPHSLKVYSTKISRSGKWKLCKHCIVCSSQQQTQSLLENITSVIQKYVSLRPKHLMVIINPRGGRLKGEKIYQKYVANVFNLAEIKTDVFVTKYQEQARELVMERDLSGYDGIVGVGGDGTVHEIVNALLKRTQNEADLDLDDPEVKLIRPKFKVGIIPAGSTDVIAFDTTGVNDPVTSAVQIAQGFSVGLDVCSVHHNNYLLRYTLSFLGYGFFGDVVKESENYRWMGTNRYGLAGLLRYLGNRSYHGTVSYLPNDDHSHTPWDSEMCKAGCSVCKDKGEYIPLESGDVNLDEPDQNITVKVSNQWEMKHGEFNAINAAILSCTSLKAPGGVSPAAHLGNGCVDLVLVKRCSRLQYLRYLLRISLNGNPLDLDYVEVHRVKAFKFQTTPLLSASGSAIEQGNEAMSANGETVYIPRRQASVSSTSSWNLDGEISDQPDIDVRVHCQLIQVFARGPEITEGTGSGLLCFH; this is encoded by the exons CACAACCTTTTCTCCACATTCCACTGAAGAATATTCTGGCCGTTAAAACGTGTGAATCCACTGGTAAGAGGGCCTCTCTTGCTAGAAAATTCTCCGCAAGGAATGGATTGGAAATTCCTCTACCTCATTCCTTGaaag TTTACAGTACCAAAATCTCTCGGTCGGGAAAATGGAAACTCTGCAAGCACTGTATCGTTTGCTCTTCTCAACAGCAAACTCAAAGTTTGTTGGAGAACATAACTTCTGTTATACAAAAATATg TCTCACTCAGACCAAAGCACTTGATGGTAATCATAAACCCCAGAGGAGGCAGattaaaaggagaaaaaatatacCAAAAATATGTGGCCAATGTTTTCAACCTTGCTGAAATTAAAACTGATGTCTTTG TAACGAAATATCAAGAACAGGCCAGAGAACTCGTCATGGAGAGAGATCTGTCTGGTTATGACGG CATAGTCGGTGTCGGGGGCGACGGTACAGTCCACGAAATCGTCAACGCTCTCTTGAAGAGAACTCAGAATGAAGCCGATTTGGATCTTGACGATCCGGAGGTGAAACTTATACGGCCAAAATTTAAGGTCGGAATTATTCCAGCAG GTTCCACTGATGTCATAGCTTTCGATACTACCGGTGTAAACGACCCAGTGACCTCTGCTGTACAGATAGCGCAGG GATTTTCTGTGGGGTTAGATGTTTGTTCCGTCCATCATAATAATTATCTTCTGAGGTACACACTATCCTTCCTGGGGTACGGGTTCTTCGGCGATGTGGTGAAAGAAAGTGAAAACTATCGCTGGATGGGTACAAACAGATACGGTTTGGCAG GTCTCTTGAGGTACCTGGGCAATCGTTCCTACCATGGGACGGTTTCTTACCTTCCAAATGATGACCACAGTCACACACCATGGGACAGTGAGATGTGCAAAGCAGG CTGTTCTGTTTGCAAAGATAAAGGTGAATACATTCCATTAGAGTCAGGAGATGTAAACCTGGATGAACCAGACCAAAATATCACAGTGAAAG TTTCTAACCAGTGGGAAATGAAACATGGGGAGTTTAATGCAATAAATGCTGCCATCCTAAGCTGCACCTCTCTAAAAGCACCTGGTGGTGTCTCCCCGGCGGCACATCTTGGTAATGGGTGTGTGGATCTAGTCCTGGTCAAACGCTGCTCAAGATTACAATATTTAAGATACTTGTTACGTATCTCACTCAACGGTAATCCA CTGGATTTGGATTACGTGGAAGTACACAGGGTCAAAGCATTCAAATTTCAGACCACACCACTCCTATCAGCATCAGGGTCAGCAATAGAACAGGGTAATGAGGCAATGTCAGCTAACGGTGAAACAGTTTACATCCCCAGGAGGCAGGCCAGTGTCTCCAGCACCAGCTCCTGGAATCTAGATGGAGAAATATCCGATCAACCAGACATTGATGTCAG GGTCCACTGCCAGTTGATCCAAGTATTTGCCCGTGGCCCAGAGATCACAGAAGGAACAGGGTCAGGTCTCTTGTGCTTCCACTAG